In Quercus lobata isolate SW786 unplaced genomic scaffold, ValleyOak3.0 Primary Assembly Scq3eQI_356, whole genome shotgun sequence, a single genomic region encodes these proteins:
- the LOC115973203 gene encoding uncharacterized protein LOC115973203: MSSHRRHFDTEYWVPAKLTNSQLETYCKILTDKSNILCTQSKDSSFREGLRNILTSTQKCSTHLQVAERSPELSSTEAKRQNVEIAASGKLNLLGRMLEEINKQSLKALILYEETGSSGSYIGGILDDFLIQKFGSDSYEHVGRDPIPAKRVDALTEFNAKHKNDWTPMKSLKALERIKLESQPEQIKIFHNLFLTLRELNCGNTPVSSANTMSEKSLMRDIEQLLLNGEGTGTINLSVILKVKVEGSYYMSSQMPIELLEISQEDYAEPSNYWNKLLKGKNTPKVVSEKVIKKRKVDKGSCVPFEQVFQDECTPISMAAPLQVSSAGGIEHQLSSGGHTSNQPAQIPTRNAMSSHSDPCNSELQIIRKKMEEELKNHKEALLFEFEKAQTQYVNKAQELHSVLELKLNELFTNPTMVLRSTMLAERHGQVPSGKQQDPSLSNFFAPSSSSSSNDVSAPKIAETSNAADSKVWPEPVEKQFIEILLEAAAKGNICNGIMKKDLGPVVTEEFNNRTGKYYSVNQIKENFKRLKKKYRAFSQLIDRTDMEWDSDANIVKGSDAAWLDAVKSNSKYNDFCKKGLDHYGLLRQLLPTVAQSSAQHVSAVDGDEQGSNPKGKQPAHTDTSRMKKRKAVSFARAPKSRNTVESAQVPDFSVTRATKILISMSNDLDDETMFKATEKLVKAEWREAFVNFTSDGRLAWIKYLTRSS, encoded by the exons ATGTCATCTCATCGGAGGCACTTCGATACAGAGTATTGGGTGCCAGCAAAATTGACCAATAGCCAGTTGGAAACATATTGCAAAATACTAACGGATAAAAGCAATATACTTTGCACACAATCTAAAGATTCTTCTTTTAGAGAAGGTCTACGGAATATTTTGACATCCACACAGAag TGCTCTACACATTTGCAAGTCGCGGAACGGAGCCCCGAATTATCCTCAACCGAAGCTAAGCGACAGAATGTTGAAATAGCTGCAAGTGGGAAGCTAAATCTTCTTGGCAGGATgcttgaggagattaataaacAATCCTTAAAAGCGCTTATTCTCTACGAG GAAACTGGTTCCTCTGGAAGTTATATTGGAGGAATTTTGGATGACTTCCTGATTCAAAAATTTGGTTCAGATTCCTATGAACACGTTGGAAGGGACCCTATTCCTGCTAAGAGGGTAGATGCGTTGACTGAGTTCAACGCGAAGCATAAGaa CGACTGGACCCCTATGAAAAGTTTAAAAGCTCTGGAAAGGATAAAACTTGAATCACAGCCTGAACAGATAAAAATATTTC ATAATTTATTTCTTACTTTGAGGGAGCTCAATTGTGGCAATACTCCAGTCTCCAGTGCAAATACTATGTCAGAAAAATCACTAATGAGAGATATAGAGCAGCTTCTTCTGAATGGTGAAGGCACAGGGACAATTAACTTGTCTGTAATTTTGAAAGTTAAAGTAGAGGGATCTTACTACATGAGTTCCCAAATGCCTATTGAGCTGCTTGAAATTTCACAGGAAGATTATGCAGAACCGagtaattattggaataaattgTTGAAGGGAAAAAATACCCCCAAAGTTGTCTCTGAAAAAGTTATAAAGAAGCGCAAGGTTGATAAAGGTAGTTGTGTGCCATTTGAACAG GTGTTCCAAGATGAATGCACACCAATCTCCATGGCTGCCCCATTGCAAGTTAGTTCAGCTGGTGGCATCGAACATCAACTAAGCTCTGGAGGCCATACATCCAACCAACCTGCTCAGATTCCTACACGCAATGCTATGAGCTCGCATTCAGACCCGTGCAATAGTGAGCTGCAAATAATTCGTAAAAAAATGGAGGAGGAActaaaaaatcataaagaaGCG CTattgtttgaatttgaaaaagcGCAGACCCAATATGTTAACAAAGCTCAGGAGCTGCACTCTGTTTTGGAGCTTAAGCTCAATGAACTGTTTACAAATCCAACGATGGTTTTGAGGAGTACGATGTTGGCCGAGAGGCATGGGCAGGTACCATCAGGAAAGCAGCAGGATCCGTCTCTTTCGAATT TCTTTGCACCATCTTCATCATCCTCCTCCAACGACGTTTCTGCACCTAAG ATCGCAGAGACATCGAATGCTGCGGATTCGAAGGTATGGCCTGAACCAGTTGAAAAGCAgttcattgaaattttgttagAAGCAGCAGCTAAAGGGAACATTTGTAATGGGATAATGAAGAAAGACCTTGGGCCAGTTGTCACAGAGGAGTTTAACAATCGAACCGGAAAATACTATAGCgtcaatcaaataaaagaaaattttaaacgGCTTAAAAAGAAATACAGAGCGTTTTCCCAACTAATTGACAGAACCGATATGGAATGGGATTCTGATGCTAACATCGTCAAAGGAAGTGATGCGGCGTGGTTAGATGCAGTGAAG TCGAACAGTAAGTACAACGACTTTTGCAAAAAGGGGCTGGACCACTATGGGTTGCTAAGACAGCTCCTCCCCACGGTTGCACAATCCTCTGCCCAACATGTCAGTGCAGTTGATGGGGACGAGCAAGGCAGCAACCCAAAAGGGAAGCAGCCAGCTCACACCGACACCTCACGCATGAAGAAGAGGAAAGCTGTGTCCTTTGCCAGAGCCCCTAAAAGTCGAAACACTGTAGAATCTGCACAAGTTCCTGATTTCTCAGTGACAAGGGCCACAAAAATTTTGATCTCTATGTCTAATGATCTTGATGATGAAACCATGTTCAAGGCCACTGAAAAATTAGTAAAGGCTGAATGGAGGGAAGCTTTCGTCAACTTCACTTCGGATGGACGACTGGCCTGGATCAAGTATCTGACTAGGTCATCCTAG